In Corynebacterium guangdongense, one DNA window encodes the following:
- a CDS encoding sugar O-acetyltransferase, which yields MSDKYRSFDRMISGQWYLPDSAEATEVHERCWTHLKAFNDAANLEDASDHLAALLKPGSAVPETWAPLFIEYGVNTSFGEGCFINVGMTILDCAPVTVGARTLFGPECQLITVGHPVEDVQMRRDGWERAQPITIGEDCWFGAGVKVLPGVSVGDRCVIAAGAVVTRDVPDDSMVMGVPGRVVRTLNRTGESERSQIDL from the coding sequence ATGTCCGACAAGTACCGTTCCTTTGACCGCATGATCTCCGGCCAGTGGTATCTGCCCGATTCCGCCGAGGCCACCGAGGTCCATGAGCGTTGCTGGACGCATCTCAAGGCATTCAACGACGCCGCGAACCTTGAGGACGCCAGCGACCACCTCGCCGCCCTCCTCAAGCCGGGTTCCGCGGTCCCCGAGACCTGGGCGCCGCTGTTCATCGAGTACGGCGTGAACACCAGCTTCGGCGAGGGCTGTTTCATCAACGTCGGCATGACCATCCTCGACTGCGCCCCGGTCACGGTCGGTGCGCGCACGCTCTTCGGCCCGGAGTGCCAGCTCATCACGGTCGGCCACCCGGTCGAGGACGTGCAGATGCGCCGCGACGGCTGGGAGCGAGCCCAGCCGATCACCATCGGCGAGGACTGCTGGTTCGGCGCGGGCGTGAAGGTCCTGCCGGGGGTGAGCGTCGGCGACCGCTGTGTCATCGCCGCGGGCGCGGTCGTGACCAGGGACGTCCCGGACGACAGCATGGTCATGGGCGTTCCCGGCCGCGTCGTGCGCACCCTGAACCGAACGGGCGAATCGGAGCGCAGCCAGATTGACCTTTGA
- a CDS encoding alpha-ketoglutarate-dependent dioxygenase AlkB family protein, protein MLFDDLPRPATRVTDGVAHLPGFLPLRRQRELVAEARAIARSVAGTPVGMERPVLASGRMSAYILSLGWHWSTRPYGYVRRVEGADVPALPASFSALAGESVDAAAAVDPALEPWSKGRFRPEIALVNYYPPGSRMGLHVDANEESDAPVVSLSIGDEALFRIGGTENRNRPWDDVVLMSGDLIVFGGPKRRAYHGVVEVRDQTSPADCGLAQGRINITIRQKGL, encoded by the coding sequence GTGCTTTTCGACGACCTCCCCCGCCCCGCCACCCGCGTCACCGACGGCGTCGCCCACCTCCCGGGCTTCCTGCCGCTGCGGCGGCAGCGGGAGCTGGTCGCCGAGGCGCGCGCGATCGCCCGGAGCGTGGCGGGCACCCCGGTCGGGATGGAGCGCCCGGTGCTCGCCTCGGGGAGGATGAGCGCGTACATCCTGTCGCTGGGCTGGCACTGGTCCACCCGGCCCTACGGGTACGTGCGGCGGGTGGAGGGGGCTGACGTGCCCGCGCTGCCCGCCAGCTTTTCCGCGTTGGCCGGGGAGTCCGTGGATGCCGCGGCTGCCGTCGATCCCGCCCTGGAACCCTGGTCGAAGGGCCGGTTCCGGCCGGAGATCGCGCTGGTCAACTATTATCCGCCGGGTTCCCGGATGGGCCTGCACGTCGACGCCAACGAGGAATCCGACGCCCCGGTGGTCTCCCTGTCCATCGGCGATGAGGCCCTGTTCCGCATCGGCGGCACCGAGAACCGCAACAGACCCTGGGACGACGTGGTGCTCATGAGCGGCGACCTGATCGTGTTCGGGGGGCCGAAGCGGCGCGCCTACCACGGGGTCGTGGAGGTGCGCGACCAGACGTCGCCCGCCGACTGCGGCCTGGCGCAAGGACGCATCAACATCACGATCCGGCAGAAGGGGTTGTAG
- a CDS encoding SDR family NAD(P)-dependent oxidoreductase: MITERKTAVVTGASSGIGAATARALAEDGWHVVLAARRTERIEKLAEEIGGTAVTLDVTDQESVDHLADLLPRVDLLVNNAGGAKGLAPLQETAIEDWQWMFDVNVLGTVRMTTALLEKLREAEGLIVNVGSKAGLDPYVGGSAYNAAKFGVRALTRAQRLEEIEAGAKIRITEIAPGRVDTEEFSLVRFGGDEAKARAVYQDKVNVLAEDVAEAIRWVASLPKRVNIDTMNIMPRDQG; the protein is encoded by the coding sequence ATGATCACCGAGCGTAAGACCGCAGTCGTCACCGGTGCCTCCTCCGGAATCGGAGCCGCCACCGCCCGAGCACTCGCCGAGGACGGCTGGCACGTCGTCCTGGCCGCCCGCCGTACGGAGAGAATCGAGAAGCTGGCCGAGGAGATCGGCGGCACCGCCGTCACCCTCGACGTCACGGACCAGGAGTCGGTGGACCACCTGGCCGATCTGCTGCCCCGGGTGGACCTGCTGGTCAACAACGCGGGCGGCGCCAAGGGCCTGGCCCCGCTGCAGGAGACGGCGATCGAGGACTGGCAGTGGATGTTCGACGTCAACGTCCTCGGTACGGTCCGGATGACCACCGCGCTGCTGGAGAAGCTGCGGGAGGCCGAGGGCCTCATCGTCAACGTCGGCTCCAAGGCCGGGCTGGACCCCTACGTCGGCGGTTCCGCGTACAACGCCGCCAAGTTCGGGGTCAGGGCGCTGACCCGTGCCCAGCGCCTGGAGGAGATCGAGGCGGGCGCGAAGATCCGCATCACCGAGATCGCCCCGGGCCGGGTCGACACCGAGGAGTTCTCCCTGGTCCGCTTCGGCGGCGACGAGGCGAAGGCCCGTGCCGTCTACCAGGACAAGGTCAACGTCCTGGCCGAGGACGTCGCGGAGGCCATCCGCTGGGTGGCCTCGCTGCCCAAGCGCGTCAACATCGACACCATGAACATCATGCCCCGGGATCAGGGCTAG
- a CDS encoding RNA-binding S4 domain-containing protein — translation MSESVAITGESIKLGQFIKLANLVESGGHAKELIAEGAVSVNGEVDTRRGRTLVDGDEVTVDGRTVVVSGGVDGDSGDYFDEATADDDFDPEKWRNM, via the coding sequence ATGTCTGAATCAGTCGCCATCACCGGCGAGTCCATCAAGCTGGGGCAGTTCATCAAGCTGGCCAACCTCGTCGAGTCCGGTGGCCACGCCAAGGAGCTCATCGCCGAAGGCGCGGTCAGCGTCAACGGCGAGGTCGACACCCGCCGCGGCCGCACGCTCGTCGACGGCGACGAGGTCACCGTCGACGGGCGCACCGTCGTCGTCTCCGGCGGCGTCGACGGCGACAGCGGCGACTACTTCGACGAGGCCACCGCCGACGACGATTTCGATCCCGAAAAATGGAGGAACATGTAA
- a CDS encoding VOC family protein: MPAFAATPGMPYWIDLSSSDVRKSSYFYSQLLGWEISAEREDSSYRIARAEGLPVAGIIPHDGSMPETWVTYFLSADLDADLARVAELGGRVLGAPTEVQLGTMAVLADATGALFGLIEPAGEDAFVAAGEPATPVWHELSATSNHAQAIDFYRGLFGWEIMALGEDDKYATAMEDGAAFAGLRDSEGQFPPQVPGFWQTFIGVEDLAYACRRVVELGGEVIREPANSEFGPIAIISDSTGATVMLAEVEAPVYEEELSESDDILNL; encoded by the coding sequence ATGCCTGCTTTCGCAGCCACTCCCGGCATGCCCTACTGGATCGACCTGTCCAGTTCGGACGTCCGCAAGTCCTCCTACTTCTATTCGCAGCTGCTGGGGTGGGAGATCAGCGCCGAGCGCGAGGACTCCTCCTACCGCATCGCCCGCGCCGAGGGACTGCCGGTCGCCGGCATCATCCCGCACGACGGCTCGATGCCGGAAACCTGGGTGACTTACTTCCTCTCCGCTGACCTGGACGCTGATCTCGCGCGCGTCGCTGAGCTGGGTGGGCGGGTGCTCGGCGCCCCGACCGAGGTCCAGCTCGGCACCATGGCCGTGCTTGCCGACGCCACGGGCGCCCTCTTCGGGCTCATTGAGCCGGCCGGTGAAGACGCCTTCGTCGCGGCCGGCGAACCGGCCACGCCGGTGTGGCACGAGCTCTCCGCCACCTCCAACCACGCGCAGGCCATCGACTTCTACCGTGGCCTGTTCGGCTGGGAGATCATGGCGCTGGGTGAGGACGACAAGTACGCCACCGCCATGGAGGACGGCGCCGCCTTCGCGGGCCTGCGCGATTCCGAGGGCCAGTTCCCGCCGCAGGTGCCGGGTTTCTGGCAGACCTTCATCGGGGTCGAGGACCTGGCCTACGCCTGCCGACGCGTCGTCGAGCTCGGTGGCGAGGTCATCCGCGAGCCGGCGAACTCCGAGTTCGGCCCGATCGCGATCATCTCCGACTCCACGGGCGCCACCGTCATGCTCGCCGAGGTTGAGGCTCCCGTCTACGAGGAGGAGCTCTCCGAGTCGGACGACATCCTCAACCTCTGA
- a CDS encoding MGMT family protein produces MQNPAPFELSDTAEAVLALVDKLGPAEVTTYGDLAAEAGTGARQVGAIMRRYGHLTDWWRVVRADGSSHDPARSVPFWDGAGLRHDGTRVSLREHRHTFPG; encoded by the coding sequence ATGCAGAATCCGGCACCGTTCGAGCTGTCGGACACCGCTGAGGCGGTGCTGGCGCTCGTCGACAAGCTCGGCCCCGCCGAGGTCACGACCTACGGCGACCTCGCGGCCGAGGCCGGCACCGGGGCCCGGCAGGTGGGCGCGATCATGCGCCGCTACGGGCACCTCACCGACTGGTGGCGCGTCGTCCGCGCCGACGGCTCCTCGCACGACCCCGCCCGGTCGGTCCCGTTCTGGGACGGGGCCGGCCTGCGTCACGACGGGACTAGAGTGTCGCTTCGTGAACACCGACACACGTTCCCGGGCTGA
- a CDS encoding DMT family transporter, translating into MNTDTRSRADWLLTGAIIAEVIATLTLKAALERPILYVVVLVGYIATFVLLDRVLRAGMALGVAYGVWGAVGVAATAMLSALLFDESLSARMLLGIAVIAAGVLCIELGGRRR; encoded by the coding sequence GTGAACACCGACACACGTTCCCGGGCTGACTGGCTGCTGACTGGCGCGATCATCGCGGAGGTCATCGCCACCCTCACGCTCAAAGCCGCGCTCGAGCGCCCGATTCTCTACGTCGTCGTGCTCGTCGGCTACATCGCCACCTTCGTCCTCCTGGACCGGGTGCTGCGCGCCGGGATGGCGCTCGGCGTCGCCTACGGCGTCTGGGGAGCGGTCGGCGTGGCCGCCACGGCGATGCTCTCGGCCCTGCTTTTCGACGAGAGCCTCAGCGCCCGCATGCTGCTCGGCATCGCCGTCATCGCCGCCGGGGTGCTGTGCATTGAGCTGGGCGGTCGGCGTCGATGA
- a CDS encoding DMT family transporter, with the protein MSWLFLALAIVLEVSGTTSLRVASAGRNGMYVLVVVFYVLSYAALSVTLASGMPLGVAYGIWTAVGVALTAVIGRVVFREPFTWVMGLGVVLIMAGVLLVETG; encoded by the coding sequence ATGAGCTGGCTTTTCCTCGCCCTGGCCATTGTTCTCGAGGTGTCCGGGACGACCAGCCTGCGGGTCGCCTCCGCCGGCCGCAACGGGATGTACGTCCTGGTCGTGGTTTTCTACGTGCTCTCCTATGCCGCGCTGTCGGTGACGCTGGCGAGCGGGATGCCGCTCGGCGTGGCCTACGGCATCTGGACCGCGGTGGGCGTGGCGCTGACCGCGGTCATCGGGCGCGTCGTGTTCCGCGAGCCCTTCACCTGGGTGATGGGCCTGGGCGTCGTCCTGATCATGGCTGGGGTGCTGCTGGTCGAGACCGGCTAG
- a CDS encoding alpha/beta hydrolase, which translates to MTPPPKIQPGDPDGDYPLNEQHSADFNVGGVNRILPPAQQLDQLISYLDAAYPRPDFTPPWKGGAGDPEPADRYVALLPDRITHAALMMLGTAADHTMPGVAFAGDVESQEVPGGVVFTPSNPTGRWAVSLHSGGWWRGSGDALDHQWRPEVAAAAELSGTTILDLDHPLAPEHTVAEISAFVADAVGWVRGQGAESVTAWGYSSGAALAAMQSELVDALILTYPDLGSVAGLPDELRADAVVPEPAAWPTKTLVQIATEDEIALRPDTGGAQVAEYLSQHRISTPEVARQRIRDTAEFLRGV; encoded by the coding sequence ATGACACCCCCACCGAAGATTCAGCCGGGCGATCCGGACGGCGACTACCCGCTCAACGAGCAGCATTCCGCGGACTTCAACGTCGGTGGAGTCAACCGCATCCTGCCACCCGCCCAACAGTTGGACCAGCTGATCAGTTACCTGGACGCCGCGTATCCGCGTCCGGATTTCACCCCGCCGTGGAAAGGCGGAGCGGGTGACCCGGAACCGGCGGACCGCTATGTGGCGCTGCTGCCCGACCGCATCACCCACGCGGCGCTGATGATGCTGGGCACTGCAGCCGATCACACCATGCCGGGGGTGGCCTTCGCCGGAGACGTCGAGTCGCAGGAGGTTCCGGGCGGGGTCGTCTTCACCCCGAGCAACCCCACCGGCCGCTGGGCCGTGTCCCTCCACTCCGGCGGCTGGTGGCGCGGCTCCGGCGACGCGCTCGATCACCAGTGGCGACCCGAGGTCGCGGCCGCCGCCGAGCTCTCGGGAACGACCATTCTGGATCTGGACCACCCGCTGGCGCCGGAGCACACGGTCGCCGAGATCAGCGCCTTCGTCGCCGACGCCGTCGGCTGGGTCCGCGGCCAGGGCGCCGAGTCCGTCACCGCCTGGGGATACTCCTCCGGCGCCGCGCTGGCCGCCATGCAATCAGAGCTTGTCGACGCCCTCATCCTCACCTATCCGGATCTCGGGTCCGTCGCCGGGCTTCCCGACGAGCTCCGCGCCGACGCCGTGGTCCCCGAACCCGCCGCCTGGCCGACGAAAACGCTGGTCCAGATCGCGACCGAGGACGAGATCGCCCTCCGCCCCGACACCGGTGGGGCGCAGGTCGCGGAGTACCTCTCCCAGCACCGCATCTCCACCCCGGAGGTCGCCCGCCAGCGCATCCGGGACACGGCGGAGTTCCTCAGGGGCGTCTAG
- a CDS encoding NAD(P)-dependent alcohol dehydrogenase has translation MTTTVRAWGVKENRNHVELVEIERRDLREDDLRVRIEYSGICHTDIHNAEADLAWLFVPGHEIIGVVEEVGPKVTRHKVGDRVGIGCFVDACDECDNCRIGETSYCDTGVVTTYNGLNKYHGETEHTRGGYAQQIIVREDFALKIPDSLDPAAAAPLLCAGITTYSPLKHWGAGPGKRVAFIGMGGLGHVGVKIAVAMGAEVSVFSQSDAKKEDAAKFGAKELIATRDGVPVDEYGNHFDLIINTVSAEIDIDSYMELLRLDGTLVQLGLPSEPLSVGVRTFLQKRRSLAGSLVGGIPETQEMLDFCAEHGVVADVEVIGADYINEAYRRTIDSDVRYRFVIDGDTF, from the coding sequence ATGACCACCACTGTGCGCGCCTGGGGCGTGAAGGAAAACCGGAACCATGTCGAGCTCGTCGAGATCGAGCGACGCGACCTGCGGGAGGATGACCTGCGGGTGCGTATCGAGTATTCCGGCATCTGCCACACCGACATCCACAACGCCGAAGCTGACCTGGCCTGGCTGTTCGTGCCCGGTCACGAGATCATCGGCGTCGTCGAGGAGGTCGGCCCGAAGGTCACCAGGCACAAGGTCGGCGACCGCGTCGGCATCGGTTGCTTCGTCGACGCCTGCGACGAATGCGACAACTGCCGCATCGGCGAGACCTCCTACTGTGACACCGGCGTCGTCACCACCTACAACGGCCTGAACAAGTATCACGGCGAAACCGAGCACACCCGTGGCGGTTACGCTCAGCAGATCATCGTCCGCGAGGACTTCGCCCTGAAGATCCCGGATTCCCTCGACCCGGCCGCCGCCGCCCCGCTGCTGTGCGCGGGCATCACCACCTACTCCCCGCTGAAGCACTGGGGCGCCGGACCGGGCAAGCGCGTCGCCTTCATCGGCATGGGCGGCCTCGGTCACGTCGGCGTGAAGATCGCCGTCGCCATGGGCGCCGAGGTCTCCGTCTTCTCCCAGTCGGACGCGAAGAAGGAGGACGCGGCGAAGTTCGGTGCGAAGGAGCTCATCGCGACCAGGGACGGCGTCCCGGTCGACGAGTACGGCAACCACTTTGACCTGATCATCAACACCGTCTCCGCCGAGATCGACATCGACTCCTATATGGAGCTGCTCCGCCTCGACGGCACGCTGGTCCAGCTGGGTCTGCCGAGTGAGCCGCTGTCCGTCGGCGTGCGCACCTTCCTCCAGAAGCGCCGCTCGCTGGCCGGCTCCCTCGTGGGCGGAATCCCGGAAACCCAGGAGATGCTCGACTTCTGCGCCGAGCACGGAGTCGTCGCCGACGTCGAGGTGATCGGCGCGGACTACATCAACGAGGCTTATCGACGCACCATCGATTCCGACGTGCGCTACCGCTTCGTCATCGACGGCGACACCTTCTAA
- a CDS encoding CG0192 family protein, whose protein sequence is MSGTAHIYDADIDPTKQEIVARYGAITDYEGSYRLVDFQGDEVGIEVHVGRDVEGRLSQMPVTYRPAEVDPLATLTTMEHSVLGTRWVSNALGDPVAVREFIRTIVTGDDGAEYSNGVTPVLDVRGSGEEKDAEVGEVKLTEFTRQRAVGTVVINGSRRSFKLRMSNLLSPARVNATGYTTSKLRLTGVTAAGTEVIAAEFAWLDQVMK, encoded by the coding sequence ATGAGCGGAACCGCCCACATCTACGATGCCGACATCGACCCCACCAAGCAGGAGATCGTTGCCCGGTACGGGGCCATCACCGACTACGAGGGTTCCTACCGACTGGTCGACTTCCAGGGTGATGAGGTGGGAATCGAGGTCCACGTCGGCCGGGACGTCGAGGGACGGCTTTCGCAGATGCCGGTGACCTACCGCCCGGCGGAGGTTGATCCGCTGGCTACCCTGACCACGATGGAGCACAGCGTCCTCGGGACGCGGTGGGTCTCCAACGCCCTCGGTGACCCGGTCGCCGTGCGGGAGTTCATCCGCACCATCGTCACCGGCGATGACGGCGCCGAATACTCCAACGGAGTCACCCCCGTGCTCGACGTGCGCGGTTCCGGTGAAGAAAAGGACGCGGAGGTCGGCGAGGTGAAGCTCACAGAGTTCACCCGTCAGCGCGCCGTGGGCACCGTGGTCATCAACGGTTCCCGCCGCTCCTTCAAGCTGCGCATGTCCAACCTGCTGTCGCCGGCACGCGTCAACGCGACCGGCTACACCACCTCGAAGCTCCGCCTGACTGGCGTCACCGCTGCGGGCACTGAGGTCATCGCCGCCGAATTCGCCTGGTTGGACCAGGTGATGAAGTAG
- a CDS encoding HNH endonuclease signature motif containing protein has protein sequence MTSATVDQAHTTLHRIRSYSDDELVDALSTSFHHFEIQRAHVLAMLGEFDARRLFRSRGAPDPAAWLATFAGQSTRAAEDYRTVARRLHRWTAFLEHYLNGAFTYSVVRLALRYVTEENHDEVLGMALTMNHQQLREALSGRPDQEDNEAREHFSYRIDEDTGWLKGSIRLNPANAAVFLAAMKIAELAGLRDLGDLDIPTDATPQELLEILQQAQATENAVPMDEEDVDEEKKPHERHLQRSDLTGPLSQERWAAIERRERQGSGESPDQQGCWEDDGGPASGQTDPPPEARSAQPASRLVSRFGPPTARTRLMALMNLAQMARTAPRSATRAPGAEIHLIIGPDGQPRLFNHLGADASALISMIFNGTLKYHVQDSKGVILKTGSPTRVIPASVEDAVLATWGHQCGTPGCCNTRYLQLHHIRGFAEGGPTEVANLMPLCSGCHSLVNDGTTTIHIDEHDEALVHFRFPGGRSFTARRRGLPLRNAPAGGDSPYREGPTPHGDEKLLEAWTLDNLSFDDIA, from the coding sequence GTGACATCAGCAACCGTTGACCAGGCGCACACCACTCTTCACCGCATCCGTTCCTACAGCGACGACGAGCTTGTCGACGCCCTCAGCACCTCCTTCCACCACTTCGAAATCCAGCGCGCCCACGTCCTGGCCATGCTCGGCGAGTTCGACGCACGCAGACTCTTCCGCTCGCGCGGTGCCCCCGATCCGGCCGCCTGGTTGGCCACCTTCGCCGGCCAGTCCACCCGGGCGGCCGAGGACTACCGCACCGTGGCCAGACGACTGCACCGGTGGACCGCGTTCCTCGAGCACTACCTCAACGGCGCCTTCACCTACTCAGTCGTTCGCCTGGCACTGCGCTACGTCACCGAGGAGAACCACGACGAGGTCCTCGGCATGGCCCTGACCATGAACCACCAGCAGCTGCGCGAGGCGCTCAGTGGCCGGCCCGACCAGGAGGACAACGAAGCGCGTGAGCATTTCTCCTACCGGATCGACGAGGACACCGGCTGGCTGAAGGGAAGCATCCGCCTCAATCCCGCCAACGCCGCGGTCTTCCTGGCAGCGATGAAGATCGCCGAGCTGGCGGGCCTCCGCGATCTGGGCGATCTTGACATCCCTACCGACGCCACCCCGCAGGAACTGCTCGAAATCCTCCAGCAGGCGCAGGCGACGGAGAACGCCGTCCCCATGGACGAGGAGGACGTGGACGAAGAAAAGAAGCCGCATGAAAGACACCTGCAACGGAGCGACCTCACGGGCCCGCTGAGCCAGGAGCGCTGGGCCGCCATCGAGCGCCGGGAACGTCAGGGTTCCGGGGAGTCGCCCGACCAGCAGGGATGCTGGGAGGACGACGGTGGGCCGGCCTCCGGGCAGACCGACCCACCACCGGAGGCCCGCTCCGCCCAGCCCGCCAGCCGCCTGGTCTCCCGCTTCGGCCCGCCGACCGCCCGGACCCGGTTGATGGCCCTGATGAACCTGGCCCAGATGGCCAGAACAGCGCCCCGTTCCGCCACCCGGGCACCCGGTGCCGAGATCCACCTGATCATCGGACCGGACGGCCAGCCACGCCTCTTCAACCACCTGGGCGCGGACGCGTCGGCACTGATAAGCATGATCTTCAACGGGACGTTGAAATACCACGTCCAGGACAGCAAAGGCGTCATTCTGAAGACCGGTTCACCTACACGGGTGATTCCCGCCTCCGTCGAGGACGCGGTCCTGGCCACCTGGGGCCACCAGTGCGGTACCCCAGGATGCTGCAACACCCGCTACCTCCAGCTCCACCACATTCGGGGTTTCGCGGAAGGCGGGCCGACGGAGGTCGCCAACCTCATGCCGTTGTGCAGCGGCTGCCACTCGCTGGTCAACGACGGGACGACCACCATCCACATTGACGAGCACGACGAGGCCCTGGTGCACTTCCGCTTTCCCGGCGGCCGCTCCTTCACCGCCCGCCGCCGCGGACTGCCCCTGCGCAACGCCCCCGCCGGCGGCGATTCACCCTACCGCGAGGGTCCCACCCCACATGGGGACGAGAAACTTCTCGAGGCCTGGACGCTCGACAACCTCAGCTTCGATGACATCGCCTGA
- a CDS encoding M13 family metallopeptidase, protein MNDLYSYVNGPWLQTHTIPADRGVDGTFHKLRDDAEADVHAIVEEDTGRAGTLFASFMDVEGVNAAGIGVLDPDLDLLEVSTAGEFAGNLGELERRGVSAPVSFWVEKDSGSEDAVAYLVQSGLGLPDEAYYREDAHAETRVAYQEHVAAMLEFIDPARLGGLSPAAAAERIMALETELAAGHWDVVAARDAVKTYNPTEVSTLPGAVHTLITAAGVPDGTAVVMMPSYVSHLAGMLVDARLPDWKLWGVWHVLRSRAGVLPEEVGEKNFEFYGTRLSGATVQRDRWKRGVSLVESLVGEEVGKIFVQRHFPPSSKDDMLELVSYLTRAYEKRIAALPWMTAETKERALEKLGRFKAKIGYPDTWRSYEGLTFGATGADLLSNVRAGSAFLHDYELAKIGKPADRDEWVTTPQTVNAFYNPVVNDITFPAAILRSPFYSPEATAAENFGGIGAVIGHEIGHGFDDQGSQYDGHGNLNSWWTDEDRAAFTELTDQLVTQFNGLVPRVLQDTETEGVNGKFTLGENIGDLGGLGIAVVAYQMWVEEHGEEEPGVFEAEGADPALTSREFTGLQRLFLSWARVWRTAIRPQMQQQYLAIDPHSPAEFRCNQIVANIDEFYEAFPEFDPSSTMWIEPKERVNIW, encoded by the coding sequence ATGAACGATCTTTACTCCTATGTCAATGGCCCCTGGCTGCAGACTCACACGATTCCCGCCGACCGCGGCGTCGACGGGACTTTCCACAAGCTCCGCGACGACGCCGAGGCCGACGTCCACGCCATCGTCGAGGAGGACACCGGCCGCGCCGGCACGCTCTTCGCCTCTTTCATGGACGTCGAGGGCGTCAACGCCGCCGGTATCGGGGTCCTCGATCCGGATCTGGACCTGCTCGAGGTGTCCACCGCCGGGGAGTTCGCGGGCAACCTCGGTGAACTCGAGCGCCGGGGCGTCAGCGCGCCGGTCTCCTTCTGGGTGGAAAAGGACTCCGGGTCCGAGGACGCCGTAGCCTACCTGGTCCAATCCGGTCTCGGGCTACCCGACGAGGCCTACTACCGCGAGGACGCACACGCCGAGACACGCGTGGCCTACCAGGAGCACGTCGCAGCGATGCTGGAGTTCATCGATCCCGCCCGCCTCGGGGGTCTCTCCCCGGCCGCGGCCGCCGAGCGCATCATGGCCCTGGAGACCGAGCTCGCCGCCGGCCACTGGGACGTCGTCGCCGCCCGCGACGCCGTCAAAACCTACAATCCGACCGAGGTGTCGACCCTGCCCGGCGCGGTCCACACCCTCATCACCGCCGCCGGCGTCCCCGACGGCACCGCCGTCGTCATGATGCCGAGCTACGTCTCCCACCTCGCCGGCATGCTTGTCGACGCCCGCCTGCCCGACTGGAAGCTCTGGGGAGTCTGGCACGTGCTCCGCTCCCGCGCGGGAGTTCTACCAGAGGAGGTCGGCGAGAAAAACTTCGAGTTCTACGGCACCCGCCTGTCCGGCGCGACGGTCCAGCGGGACCGGTGGAAGCGCGGCGTCTCCCTGGTCGAGAGCCTGGTCGGCGAGGAGGTCGGCAAGATCTTCGTCCAGCGCCACTTCCCGCCCTCCTCCAAGGACGACATGCTCGAGCTGGTCAGTTACCTGACCCGCGCCTACGAGAAGCGCATCGCGGCCCTGCCCTGGATGACGGCGGAAACCAAGGAGCGCGCCCTGGAGAAGCTGGGCCGCTTCAAGGCCAAGATCGGCTACCCGGACACGTGGCGCTCCTACGAGGGCCTCACCTTCGGCGCGACCGGCGCCGACCTGCTGAGCAACGTCCGGGCGGGCAGCGCCTTCCTGCACGACTACGAGCTGGCCAAGATCGGCAAGCCCGCCGACCGCGACGAGTGGGTCACCACCCCGCAGACCGTCAACGCCTTCTACAACCCGGTCGTCAACGACATCACCTTCCCGGCCGCCATTCTGCGCTCCCCCTTCTACTCTCCGGAGGCCACCGCCGCCGAGAACTTCGGCGGCATCGGCGCCGTCATCGGCCACGAGATCGGCCACGGCTTCGACGACCAGGGCTCCCAGTACGACGGCCACGGCAACCTCAACTCCTGGTGGACCGACGAGGACCGCGCCGCCTTCACCGAGCTGACCGACCAGCTGGTCACCCAGTTCAACGGTCTCGTCCCGCGGGTGCTGCAGGACACCGAGACTGAGGGCGTCAACGGCAAGTTCACCCTCGGCGAGAACATCGGCGACCTGGGTGGCCTGGGCATCGCCGTGGTCGCCTACCAGATGTGGGTGGAAGAGCACGGCGAGGAGGAGCCAGGCGTGTTTGAGGCCGAGGGCGCCGATCCTGCGCTGACCAGCCGGGAGTTCACCGGCCTGCAGCGGCTCTTCCTCTCCTGGGCCCGTGTGTGGCGTACCGCCATCCGCCCGCAGATGCAGCAGCAGTACCTGGCGATTGACCCGCACTCCCCCGCCGAGTTCCGCTGCAACCAGATCGTCGCCAACATCGACGAGTTCTACGAGGCCTTCCCTGAATTCGACCCCTCGTCCACCATGTGGATTGAGCCGAAGGAGCGCGTGAACATCTGGTAG